The following coding sequences are from one Triticum aestivum cultivar Chinese Spring chromosome 5A, IWGSC CS RefSeq v2.1, whole genome shotgun sequence window:
- the LOC123102405 gene encoding BTB/POZ domain-containing protein NPY4: MKYMKLGAKPDVFQTEGNIRFVATELATDIVITVGDVKFYLHKFPLLSKSSRLQTLVASTDEEGNDEVDISDIPGGPSAFEICAKFCYGMTVTLNAYNVLAARCAAEFLEMFETIDKGNLIYKIDVFLSSSIFRTWKDSIIVLQTTRSLLPWSENLKVINHCVDSIAAKASIDPSEVDWSYTYNRKKLPSESDPDSHWNGVRKQLTVPRDWWVEDICDLEMGLYKKVILAIKAKGRTAGEVVGEALRAYAYRRLFSTLDSAASNGLDCTRHHAALETIISLLPPERGSVSCGFLLKLVRAACLLGSDEALRGDLVKRIGSQLDRASVSDLLIPASSDENALYNVDLVSSILEEFMVQRNGDDEALEDGESYPASLVSGGDSELALVRLVDGYLAEIAKDPNLPLQKFIAIAEMAPLAARPTHDGLYRAIDMYLKEHPSLTKSEKKRLCGLMDCKKLTAEASSHAVQNERLPLRLVVQVLFFEQLRASASAEAAASDHHPSSALRSLLPGENGNSYGSSRSAATTATTEDDQWGGGMAPASGDTSSFRSMSGLGNNKSGGNGGKAAAKGPLQMPRKMLSKLWSSKASSGENSAGSDTSESPGSVNLEAETKSTHSRNTRHSVS, from the exons ATGAAGTATATGAAGCTTGGAGCAAAGCCAGATGTCTTTCAGACAGAGGGGAATATCAG GTTTGTGGCAACTGAACTGGCGACGGATATTGTTATCACTGTAGGAGATGTCAAGTTTTATCTTCATAAG TTCCCACTTTTGTCCAAGAGTTCCCGTCTGCAAACATTGGTTGCCTCCACGGACGAGGAAGGCAACGATGAAGTAGACATTTCTGACATCCCCGGTGGACCTTCAGCATTTGAAATCTGTGCAAAGTTCTGCTATGGTATGACCGTCACGCTGAACGCGTACAACGTCCTCGCGGCCCGCTGCGCGGCCGAGtttctcgaaatgttcgagacgatCGACAAAGGGAACCTCATCTACAAGATTGATGTGTTCCTCTCCTCCAGCATATTCCGCACCTGGAAGGACTCGATCATCGTGCTGCAGACAACAAGGTCGCTCCTTCCCTGGTCAGAGAACCTGAAGGTGATCAACCACTGTGTGGACTCCATCGCGGCCAAGGCTTCCATCGACCCCTCGGAGGTCGACTGGTCGTACACCTACAACCGGAAGAAGCTGCCGTCGGAGAGCGACCCCGACTCGCACTGGAACGGCGTGAGGAAGCAGCTGACGGTGCCCAGGGACTGGTGGGTGGAGGACATCTGCGACCTCGAGATGGGCTTGTACAAGAAGGTGATCCTGGCCATCAAGGCCAAGGGGAGAaccgccggcgaggtggtcggagAAGCGCTGCGAGCCTACGCGTACCGAAGGCTGTTCAGCACCTTGGACAGTGCTGCGAGCAACGGGCTTGACTGCACACGGCACCATGCGGCTCTTGAGACCATCATTTCTCTGCTGCCACCTGAGAGAGGCTCCGTCTCCTGCGGCTTCCTGCTCAAGCTGGTGAGAGCGGCGTGCTTACTGGGGTCAGACGAGGCCTTGCGCGGCGACCTGGTAAAGAGGATCGGCTCGCAGCTGGACAGAGCTTCCGTCTCTGATCTTCTGATACCCGCGAGCTCCGACGAGAATGCTCTCTACAATGTTGACCTGGTGTCCTCGATACTGGAGGAGTTCATGGTGCAGCGCAACGGCGATGATGAAGCATTGGAGGACGGTGAGAGCTACCCGGCCTCTTTGGTCTCTGGCGGCGACTCGGAGCTCGCGTTGGTGAGGCTGGTCGACGGGTATCTAGCCGAGATCGCCAAAGACCCCAATCTCCCTCTCCAAAAGTTCATCGCCATCGCTGAAATGGCGCCCCTCGCGGCTCGGCCGACCCACGATGGGCTCTACCGCGCCATTGACATGTATCTCAAG GAGCATCCGAGCCTGACGAAGAGCGAGAAGAAGAGGCTGTGCGGGCTCATGGACTGCAAGAAGCTGACCGCCGAGGCGAGCTCCCACGCCGTGCAGAACGAGCGCCTCCCTCTGCGCTTGGTCGTGCAGGTCCTCTTCTTCGAGCAGCTCCGAGCATCGGCCTCCGCCGAGGCGGCAGCGTCTGATCACCACCCGTCCTCCGCCCTGCGCTCGCTCCTCCCCGGAGAGAACGGCAACTCGTATGGCAGCTCCAGGTCGGCCGCCACGACGGCCACGACCGAGGACGACCAGTGGGGCGGCGGCATGGCGCCAGCGTCCGGCGACACCAGCTCCTTCCGGTCGATGAGCGGCCTGGGCAACAACAAGAGCGGAGGGAACGGCGGCAAGGCGGCGGCCAAGGGCCCGCTGCAGATGCCGAGGAAGATGCTGAGCAAGCTGTGGTCCAGCAAGGCGAGCAGCGGGGAGAACAGCGCCGGCTCCGACACGTCGGAGAGCCCCGGCTCCGTCAACCTCGAGGCCGAGACCAAGTCCACGCATTCGCGGAACACCAGGCATTCCGTCTCGTAG